From the genome of Altererythrobacter sp. BO-6:
GCCGGTTCGGACATCGGCGATGACCACAAGGAATACTTCGCTGGCGAAGCGGCCCTCAAGGCGGGCGGCACGCACAACACCATGAACCAGTTCGAAGCTGCGTAAGGAGAGTGACGATGAGCGATACCCCCACCAAAGAACCGGGCCGCGCACGGGCGCTGCTCTCCACCGCCGACTTCAAGCTGCTGCGCCGCGCGCTTGAAAGCCACGCCCGCACCACGGAGGACCGTGACGAGCTGGCCAAGATCAACGCGCTGCATCACCGCCTCGGCAATTACGGCTGAGCCAGGTTTCGGGGCATCCCCTGCCCCGCACAAATTCTCCTGGGGAGGAGAACACGGCCGTCGGAGCGCCCCCCGCTCCGGCGGCCGTAACTTATCGAATGTTACATTCCGTAGGTCGTGACCAGCAGGATCGAGAGCGTGGTCACCATGATGAAGACCAGCGGCACACCCGTGCGAATATAGTCTTTGAACTCATAGCTGCCCTCCGACATGATCAGCATGTTGGTCTGGTATGCAATCGGCGTCGCGTAACACAGGTTGCACCCGAACAGCACAGCCAGGATCAGCGGCTCCGGCGGCAGTCCCAGTTGTGTCGCGATATTGTATGCGATCGGAGTGCCGACGGTTGCCGCCGTGGCATTTGAAGCAAAGTTCGTCAGCAGCGTGACGAACAACATGATCGCCGCCAGCACCGCAGCGGCGGGTAAATGCTGAAGCCCCAGCGCCATGGCCTGGCCCAACCAGGCAGCAGCACCGCTGTCATCGATGATACGCCCAATCGCAATACTGGCGGCCACCAGCACGATCACCTTGGCCGAAAGCGCGCGCCCCACCCGGTCGAACTTCACGCAGCCGGTCACGAACATCAGGATCGACCCGGCAAGGGCCGAGATGGCGATCGGAAAAATACCCACCGATGCCGTGGCGACCGAGAATAACATGATCGCAGCCGAAAGTAGCGCCTTGGACTTGCGCGGCAGTTCACGCGCGCCTTCCAGCATGAGCAGGCTGTCAGCATCGGCGAATTCCTGCAGGCTTTCCGGCAGGCCCATCACTAGCAGCACGTCGCCTTCCGAGATCCGCAAGTCTCCGCCTTCGCTGTACTGCTCACGCTCGCCCATCAACCGCTCGGGCCGGTGGATACCCAGCACAGCCACTCCGTAGAGGTCAGCAATGCCCGACGTCGGCAAGGTGCGATTGATCAGCCGCGAATCCGCGGTGACGGTCATTTCGACAACCGTAATATCCTGCCGCTTGGCCGAGGATTCGCGCCGGATGCGATCGACCACCCAGGTCGGCGCGAGATATCCTTTGAGTTCGCGTACGGCATCTTCAAGCGCTTCGTGCGTGCCCGACACATGCAACCGCTGCTGCGGCTGAAGCGGGCCTTCCGGCTGGTCGTGGAAACGGATGTCTGCAGGCAGCCGCGGCGTTATCGAGGAGAGCTCCTCGCCCGCCAGCGAACTGTCCGGTCCGATTCGCAGGCGCGTGTGGAACCGGCGCTTAACCGATTTGTCGATCACGCTGTTGTCACCCAGCAGCCGCGGCATCACCAGCCACAGATAGGGCAATGCCACCAGTGCAGCGACCAGCACGATCGGGGTATAGTGGAACACCCCCATTTGCGGCATCCCAAGGTCCACCGCGATCGAGACCACCAGGATGTTGGTAGATGTGCCGATGGTGGTCGCCATGCCGCCAATCAGGACCGCCGCATTGAGCGGTATAAGTGTCTTCGAAGCGGGCATCGCGCCGCGTGCGGCCAGGGCAACGAAGATCGGCATCAACAGCACCAGGACTGGCGTATCGTTCACCGCCATCGATAAAGTCATGGCGATGAGCAGCGAGACCAGCAGGCCAAGCTGCAGGTTGAACTTGAACACCCTCTCCAGGAAACGTGCTGCAGGTTCCAATGCGCCCGTGACAACGAGCCCCCGCCCCATAATCATCAGCGCGCAAATGGTGATCAGCGCATAGTGCCCGAAGCCGGAAAAGGCCAAGGCCAGACCGTCTGTCGGCTTGGTTCCTTCAAGCGGGAAGAAATACAACCCCACCGCGATGACAGCGATGGTCAGCAGCGAAACGATTTCGATCGGCATCCGTCCGCGCGCAAAGGCGATGAACATCGCGACGGTAACCGCCATCGCCGCCAGCGCATGGAAAGAAGGTAAATCGATCATTCCTGGAAGGGCTTACACCAGATCAGCGGCGAATTCGCAAGAATTCGGGCTGAGCACGCCGATCGGCTTGATATGGATCGAAGTGGTGCCCCTGGCCCGACTCGAACGGGCACTCCGTTAGGAACTCGATTTTGAGTCGAGCGCGTCTACCAATTCCACCACAGGGGCTCCCGGGCAGGGGCGCGTGTTAGCCGCGCCTTCGCCCGGCTTCAAGCCTTAAGCGCGCCCGCCAGCAGCTTGTGCAGTTTCGAATGCAGGGCATCATTGGCGGCGAGTACCTGCCCAGCTGCGATCGGCTGCGATCGGCCGCGGTAGTCGCTGACGAAGCCGCCAGCTTCGCGCACCAGCAAACAGCCGGCGGCGGTATCCCAGTCGCTCAGGCCGGTTTCCCAGAAACCGTCGAAGCGCCCGGCGGCAACCCATGCAAGGTCGAGCGAGGCTGCACCAAAGCGCCGGATCCCGGCCACTTCGGTCCCGATCGCGGCGTAGATCTTCATCCACTCGCCCGGATCGCCTGCACCCTGGAAGGGGATACCGGTGGCGATCAATGCGTCTGATAGCCGCGAACGCGAGGACACGCGCAGCCGGGCGTCCTGCAACCATGCACCGCGCGTCTTTTCCGCCCAGAAGGTTTCGTCGGTGATCGGTTGGTAGATCACCCCTGCTGTCACTTCGCCCCAGCCCGAACCGTCCGGCTTGGGTTCCTGCACGGCAATCGAAATCGCGAAATGCGGAATGCCGTGGAGGAAATTGCTGGTTCCGTCGAGCGGATCGATGATCCAGCGCGGCTTTGAAGGATCGCCTTCGATGATCCCCGCTTCTTCCAGCACGAAGCCCCAGTCAGGCCGTGCATGCAGCAGCTCGTCATAGATCGTCCGCTCGGCCCGCATGTCTGCCTTCGACACGAAATCCGCCGGCCCCTTGCGGCTGACCTGCAAGTGTTCAACTTCGCCGAAGTCGCGGCGCAGACGGCCACCCGCCTTGCGGGCCGCCTTTTCCATCACGCGAATGAGGCCGGAATACATCGACATGGGCGTTAGCTGGCCTTCCCGACGTAGCTCTGTTCGTAAACGTCGACGATGATGCGCGTGCCGCTTTCGATGTGCGGGGGCACCATGATGCGTACGCCATTGTCGAGAATTGCCGGCTTGTAGCTGGAGGATGCGGTTTGCCCTTTTACGACAGCATCGGCTTCGACGATGGTCGCTTCGATCTGAGCGGGAAGCTCGACGCTGATCGGCTTTTCTTCCCACAATTCAAGGGTCACCTGCATCCCGTCCTGCAGGAACGGGCGCGCATCGCCCAGAAGGTCGCTCGGCAGGTTGATCTGCTCGTAGGTGTCATTATCCATGAACACCAGCATCTCGCCGTCTTCGTAGAGGAACTGGAATTCCTTGGTGTCGAGGCGGACACGCTCGACCGTGTCGGCGCTGCGGAAGCGGACATTGGTCTTGCGGCCGTCCTGCAGGTTCTTCATTTCCACCTGCATATAGGCACCGCCCTTGCCAGGCTGGGTGTGCTGGATCTTGGAAACCTTCCAGATGCCGCCTTCATACTCAAGGATATTGCCGGGGCGAATATCGACGCCGCTGATCTTCATGGGTGCTAACCTTTTCAAGGAACCTGCAGGGTGATGCCCTGCCTATTGTTGCGCGCGCCCTTAGCCGAGCAATGCATGCGGGGCAAGGCGGCTGGCGAGCGATAGGAGAACATGGTAGCGCCGCGCGAATGAAACAGACCCTTGCCTTCGCCACTGTCGTACTGATTGCCCTTGCCGTGCCAGCGCG
Proteins encoded in this window:
- a CDS encoding SLC13 family permease yields the protein MIDLPSFHALAAMAVTVAMFIAFARGRMPIEIVSLLTIAVIAVGLYFFPLEGTKPTDGLALAFSGFGHYALITICALMIMGRGLVVTGALEPAARFLERVFKFNLQLGLLVSLLIAMTLSMAVNDTPVLVLLMPIFVALAARGAMPASKTLIPLNAAVLIGGMATTIGTSTNILVVSIAVDLGMPQMGVFHYTPIVLVAALVALPYLWLVMPRLLGDNSVIDKSVKRRFHTRLRIGPDSSLAGEELSSITPRLPADIRFHDQPEGPLQPQQRLHVSGTHEALEDAVRELKGYLAPTWVVDRIRRESSAKRQDITVVEMTVTADSRLINRTLPTSGIADLYGVAVLGIHRPERLMGEREQYSEGGDLRISEGDVLLVMGLPESLQEFADADSLLMLEGARELPRKSKALLSAAIMLFSVATASVGIFPIAISALAGSILMFVTGCVKFDRVGRALSAKVIVLVAASIAIGRIIDDSGAAAWLGQAMALGLQHLPAAAVLAAIMLFVTLLTNFASNATAATVGTPIAYNIATQLGLPPEPLILAVLFGCNLCYATPIAYQTNMLIMSEGSYEFKDYIRTGVPLVFIMVTTLSILLVTTYGM
- a CDS encoding inositol monophosphatase family protein, translating into MSMYSGLIRVMEKAARKAGGRLRRDFGEVEHLQVSRKGPADFVSKADMRAERTIYDELLHARPDWGFVLEEAGIIEGDPSKPRWIIDPLDGTSNFLHGIPHFAISIAVQEPKPDGSGWGEVTAGVIYQPITDETFWAEKTRGAWLQDARLRVSSRSRLSDALIATGIPFQGAGDPGEWMKIYAAIGTEVAGIRRFGAASLDLAWVAAGRFDGFWETGLSDWDTAAGCLLVREAGGFVSDYRGRSQPIAAGQVLAANDALHSKLHKLLAGALKA
- the efp gene encoding elongation factor P; the protein is MKISGVDIRPGNILEYEGGIWKVSKIQHTQPGKGGAYMQVEMKNLQDGRKTNVRFRSADTVERVRLDTKEFQFLYEDGEMLVFMDNDTYEQINLPSDLLGDARPFLQDGMQVTLELWEEKPISVELPAQIEATIVEADAVVKGQTASSSYKPAILDNGVRIMVPPHIESGTRIIVDVYEQSYVGKAS